GGGAGCTTCTCGACCTTGTGCTGGCGCAGCAGGCTCAGCGCGTCGTCCTTGCTGACCCCGACCGGCGCGGTGACCAGCGGCGTACGGGTCATGATCTCGCGAACCGGGGTGGCCGGGTCGGAGACGAAACGCATGTCGCGGTTGGTGACGATACCGACCAACTGGCCGTCGCCGTCCACCACCGGCACACCGGAGATGCGGTACCGCCCGCACAGCGAGTCGACGTCCTGCAGGGTGTCGTCCGGGCTGGCGGTCACCGGATTGGTGATCATACCGGACTCCGAGCGCTTCACCAGGTCGACCTGGAACGCCTGGTCCTCCACGGAGAGGTTGCGGTGCAGCACACCGATGCCGCCCTGGCGGGCCATGGCGATCGCCATCCGCGCCTCGGTCACCGTGTCCATCGCGCTGGACAGCAGCGGAACGGAGAGCGTGACGTTGCGGGTCAGCCGGGTGACGGTGTTGACCCGGCTGGGCACCACGTCCGACTCGCCCGGCTGGAGCAGCACGTCGTCGAAGGTCAGCCCGAGCGGCACCACCCGCGCCGAGCCGGCGGGTAGCTCCGGCAGGTGACCACCCAGCTCGCCGTTGTCGGCGCCGGTCGGTTGAGCGGTGCTGGGCGAAATTTCCACGATTGCTCCCCTGAGCTGCTCGGACGGGCTTCAACGCGGTGGCGCGGGGCGGGCACCGGCGCACGCCGGGTGACGGCGCGTCGTCCCATCGTACCCAGTGACCTGGCCCGTCCCCGCGACGGCGGGCAGGCCACACGGCACCCGGGGGGCGGGCGTCGGCGGGATGTTGGGTCTACGGTGAGGGGGTGCACGACGAGCCCATCGACCCGTTCAACGGCGACCCGGCCGATCCGGCAGCTGGCCTGCATCCCACCGGCGACGAGCCACTCGACCCACTGACCGACGTCGAGCGGCAGGACGTGCTGGAGGACCTGGCCGATCTGGAGATCTACCAGGCGTTGCTGACACCGATCGGGGTGCGCGGGCTGGTCATCGAATGTGAGGACTGCCGCGAGCCGCACTACTTCGACTGGGATCTACTCCGCGGGAACCTGCGTCACCTGCTCACGTCCGGCCGCCCCCGGGTACACGAGCCGGCGTACGATCCTGACCCGGATCGCTACGTCACCTGGGACTACGCCCGGGGCTACGCCGACGGGGTGCACGACACGCTGAGCGAGGACGCCGACGACGAGCCCGGCGCCGATCACTGAGCCCGCCTGATCACGCCGATCACCGGGCCCGCTGATCAGGCCGGCCGGATCGGTCACCACGGTCGATCGCGCCGGGAGGGCCGGCTCCGGGCGGCGGGCGCTCAGGCGACCAGCCCGGCGCGGAAGCCGGCGGCCACGGCATGAGCCCGGTCGCGCGCGCCGAGCTTGCGGAACAGACGCCGGGCGTGGGTCTTGACCGTGTCCTCGGAGACGAACAGCTCCCGCCCGATCTCGGCGTTGCTCTTGCCCTCCGCCATGCCCAGCAGCACCTGCAACTCGCGTTCGGTCAGCCCGACCGTCGGCCGCCCCTCCCGGGCGGCCGACGCGGTGTGCTGACCGCTCGCAGCCGCCTCCTCCGCTTCCCCGGCGGTCGGGTCGGCGGGGTCGTCGCCGCGCTGCACCGGCACCATCGCCGGATGTCCGCCCGTGCCGTCGGCGGCCCCGGCCGGCCAGGCCGGCGGCGAGTCGGCGGGCGCCCTACCGGGCGACGAAGAGCGGGCCGGCCCACCCACCGACGCCGCGTCCCGGGCGGGATCGGTGATCCGGTTCCGGCTGGCTCGCCCGGGGGCCGCGAGCAGCAGCAAGGCTTTCGCCACCGCGCTGGTGAGGTCGTGGTCGGTGCCCTGGATGAGTCCGCGGGCACCGGCGCTGATCGTCGCCGCGGCCGCCTCGGACTCCTCGGCGCCGAGGAGCAGCACCGCGGCCTGCGGCGCCCGGGCAAGGACCCGCCGGACGAACCCGGCACTGTCCGGCCGGGTGAGCGCCGTGTCGGCGAGTACCACGTCGGCGGGACGTTCCGCCAGCCGCAGCATCACCTCGGGGTCGGAGACCGCGGTCCGCACCGCCCCGGACAGTCCCAGCCGCGCCGCCGCGGAGGTCAGGTGCTGTGCCGCCAAGGGCGTCCGAACGCACACGAGAACCGTACGCACAGTGGTCTCCTCTCCGCCAACGAGCAGACCATGAGCCGGTGACCTCGGGAGGAGGTTCCGGGCAATCTTCCGAACTTTTCCGACAGTTGGGGCATATGCCGCTGATTGTCCAAGGTTTGGATCACAGACGTGTGAGTCGCACCCGCCCCGGGTACCGGAACGTCGAGCCGGACACGGCGCGCCAGCGCGGACGCCGACCGCACGGGATCTCCGCGTACCGCGCGGAAGGAGGGTGCTGATGCCGAACGTACGCAGACTTCCCAGCCCCATCGTCGACCGCTGGGACTGGCAGCGCCTCGGCGCCTGCCGGGGCCAGGACAGCGCCCAGTTCTTCCACCCCGACGGCGAGCGGGGATCGTCCCGGCTGCGCCGGGAGTCAGGCGCGAAGGCGGTCTGCCGTGTCTGCCCGGTCCGGGCCGAGTGCGCGGCACACGCGCTCTCGGTCCGCGAACCGTACGGCGTGTGGGGCGGCTTCAGCGAGTTCGAGCGGCTGCGCCTACTCGCCGTCGGCTGGGAGGACCTGGCCGACCGCCGGCAGACTCGGGTCGACGTCGCCCGGCTGGAGGCCCGCCTGGGCCGACCGCACACGTCGACCGTTCCCAACCAGCGCAAAATCGCTTAAGCCCGACGGGAGACCACCGCGGTGTCGCGCCCGGACACCCGCAGGTCTGGATCGCGGCCCGGCCCGCGACCACCAGCACGGTCGTTTCGACTGGCGAGAGGGCCCGTGGGCGTCAGACCACGGTCACCCGGACCGTGTGCCACCCGGTCGCGCCGTCCGGTGCCACCGACGAGCGGCGGGCGGTCTGCGTCTCGCCCGTCGAGTCGGTGGCGCGGACCTCGAGTTTGTGCTCACCCACCGTCGCCTCCCACCGCCACGACCACTGCACCCAGGTGTCCACCGAGACCGTGGGAGCCAGCTCGGCCGTCCGCCACGGGCCCTCGTCCACCCGGACTTCGACCCGGCGAATACCACGGTGCTGGGCCCAGGCCACCCCGGCGACGACCACCGCGCCGACGGTCAGCCGGTTGCGAGGGCGCGGGGTGTCGATCCGCGACTGGGTCTTGACCGGACCCTGCGCCGACCAGCCGCGCGGCACCCAGTACGCGTCGAAGTCCGCGAAGCTGGTCAGCTCCAGCTCGCTGACCCACTTGCAGGCGGACACGTAGCCGTAGAGGCCGGGAACCACCATCCGGGCCGGGAAGCCGTGCTCGACCGGCAGCGGCTCGCCATTCATACCCACGGCCAGCAGGGCATCCCGCCCGTCACGCAACACCGCGGTCGGGGTGCCGCAGGTCCAGCCGTCGACGGAGCGCCCGACAACCTGGTCGGCCCCTTCCTCCGGGTCCGCCTCGTCGAGCAGTTCCCTCAGCGGCACACCAAGCCAGCTGGCGGTCCCGATCAGATCGCCGCCGACCTCGTTGGAAACGCAGGCGAGGGTGACGTACCGCTCCACCATCGGCCGAGCCAGCAGATCGTCGAACGTGAGGGTGATCGGGTTGCGCACCCGGCCGTGGATGCGCAACCGCCAGGTGGCCGGGTCCACCTGAGGCACCACCAGCGCGGTGTCGATCCGGTAGAAATCGGCGTTCGGGGTCACGAAGGACGCGAGCTGCGCGACGCCGAGATCGGCGCCGGCGGGAACGGCGGGTGCCGGGGACGCCGGTGACGGCAGGGCGACCGCGCCGCGGGCCACCGACACGCCCCGCCGGCTGGCCAGCCAGCGACCGCCGACACCGGCCACTCCGGCCGCCCCGAGCAGCAGCCCGGTGGCGGCGAGAAACCGCCGCCGCGACTCCGGATCCGGGGGTACGGTCTCCTCGGTGTCGCCGTGCGCGGCGACACCGAGGCGCTCCGGGCGGCCCGACGGGACCGGCCGCTCGGGGGGAACCGGGGGGACCCCAGGCGCCGCAAAACCGGTCGTGCCGGGAACGGCCGGTGCTGGCGGGGTGACAGCGGGCGGGGTGGGCGGAGACCAGGGCCAGGGGTCCAACTCCAGCGGACCGGCGATGAACGCCCAGAGCACCAGCGCGCCGAGGGCGCCACCGGCCAGCGCCGGCAGGGCGTCGGCGGCGTCCGCGCCAGCCCGGGTCAGCGCCGCCCCGACGCCCAGGGCGGTGAACGCCGCGACGCCGGCGAGGCCGTACGTCAGCCGACGCCGGGACACCACGCCGAGCAGCGCGGCGAACCCGGCCAGCAGCAGCGCCGTCCCCACCAACAGAGCGATCTTGTCGTACCTGCCGAAGACCGCGATGCCGACCCGCTTGAGCGGCTCGGGCACGGTGTCGACCACCAGCCCTCCGACGGCGACCAGCGGTGCCGCGCGAGGGCCGGTCAGCGCGGCCACGGGTTCCGCCGAGCCGATCGCCACCGCGGCGGCGGTCACCCCGGCGAGCGCGGCATGGCGGCGCGTCGTCGTCGTGCTCACGCCGGCCAGTCTTTCCGATCGGCGCGAGAGCCGGTAGGCCACGTCAGCATTCCGTAAGCACCACCGCGGAGAACGCGTCGGGGCGTGCCGCCGGACGGCGACACGCCCCGACCAGGCGTACGGCTCGGCTCAGAAGCCGGGACCGTGCTGGTGGCCGTGACCGTGCGAGTGGCCGTTGCCGCCCGCGGCCGGCTCCGGCTCCGCCGGCTTCTCCACCACGAGGCTCTCCGTGGTGAGCAACAGGCCGGCGATCGACGCGGCGTTGGCGACCGCGTTGCGGGTCACCTTCACCGGGTCCAGGACGCCGGCCTTGGCCAGGTCGACGTACTCGCCGGTGGCCGCGTTGAGGCCGTGCCCCCAACCCTTGCCGGCGACCTTCTGCACCACGACGTAGCCGTCGTGGCCGGCGTTCTGGGCGATCCAGCGCAGCGGTTCGACCAGCGCCTTACGCACGATCGACACGCCCACCTTCTCGTCACCGGTGAATCCGAGGTCGTCGTCGAGCACCGACAGGATCTGCACCAGGGCGGCGCCGCCACCGGGAACCGTGCCCTCCTCGACCGCGGCCTTGGTCGCGGCGATGGCGTCCTCGATGCGGTGCTTACGCTCCTTCATCTCGACCTCGGTCGCCGCGCCCACCTTGATGACGGCGATCCCACCGGAGAGCTTGGCCAGCCGCTCGGAGAGCTTCTCCCGGTCCCACTCGGAGTCCGAGGCCTCGATCTCCTTGCGAATCTGCGCGACCCGGTCGGCGACGTCGGCGGCCTGGCCGACGCCGTCGACGATCGTCGTGTTCTCCTTGTCGACCACCACCCGCCGGGCGGAGCCGAGCACCTCGAGGCCGACCTGGTCGAGCTTGTAGCCCAGCTCGGGCGCGACCAGCTCGGCGCCGGTGAGGATCGCGATGTCCTGGAGCATCGCCTTGCGGCGGTCACCGAAGCCGGGGGCCTTGACCGCGCACACCTTGATGGTCTTGCGGAGCGCGTTGACCACCAGGGTGGACAGCGCCTGACCCTCGACGTCCTCGGCGATGACGAGCAGCGGCTTGCTGTTCTGGAGGACCTTCTCCAGCAGCGGCAGCAGCTCTTCGATCGCCGAGATCTTCTGGGTGGTGATGAGGATGTACGGGTCCTCCAGGACCGACTCCTGCGCCTCCACGTCGGTGACGAAGTTCGGCGAGATGAAGCCCTTGTCGAACTGGAGCCCCTCGGTCACGTCCAGCTCGGTGGCGAGGGTGGAGCCCTCCTCGACGGTGATGACGCCGTCGCGGCCGACCTTCTCCATCGCCTCGGCGATCAGCTCACCGATCGTCGCGTCCTGCGCGGAGATGGTCGCGACGTGCGCGATCGCCTCCTTGTCAGCCACCTCGACGGCCTTGCCGAGCAACGCCTCGGAGACCTTGGTGGCCGCCGCGTCGACGCCCCGCTTGAGGCCGGACGGGTTGGCGCCGGCCGCGACGTTGCGCAGGCCCTCGCGGACCATCGCCTGGGCCAGCACGGTCGCGGTGGTGGTCCCGTCGCCGGCGACGTCGTTGGTCTTGGTCGCCACCTCCTTGACCAGCTGCGCGCCGAGGTTCTCGTACGGGTTGGTGAGCTCGATCTCCTTGGCGATCGTCACGCCGTCGTTGGTGATCGTGGGCGCACCAAACTTCTTGTCCAGAACGACGTTGCGCCCGCGGGGGCCGAGGGTCACCTTGACCGCGTCCGCGAGGGCGTTGACACCGTGCTCCAGCAGGTGCCGGGCGTCGTCCGAGAAGCTCAGGATCTTCGCCATCAATGTCCCTTCGAAGCGAGGTTGCCCCGGCCCGGCGAGCCGGACCGGGGCAACGACACTGCTCGGTTGCTTACTTCTCGATGATCGCGAGGACGTCGCGGGCGGAGAGCACCAGGTACTCCTCGCCGGCGTACTTGACCTCGGTGCCGCCGTACTTCGAGTAGAGGACGGTGTCGCCGACCTTGACGTCGAGCGGCACGCGGTTACCCTTGTCGTCGATCCGGCCCGGGCCGACAGCGAGGACGGTGCCCTCCTGCGGCTTCTCCTTGGCGGTGTCGGGGATCACGATGCCCGACGCCGTGGTGGTCTCAGCCTCGTTCGCCTGGACCACGATCCGGTCCTCGAGCGGCTTGATCGCAACCTTGGTCGCGGTAGTCACGGGCATACCCTCCTGGGGTACTGGTTTCGTTACCGACCGGCGAACCGGTCAGCTCAATCTGCCACATGCCACCGGGCGGGGCCGTCGTCGCGGGTGCCGGTCCGCCTGGCGTTCACCTCCCGGGCACCGGGCCCGGACGGTTGGCACCCTCAGGGTGAGAGTGCTAATCGCAGGTTATTCCTCGGCTAGCACTCCGTCAAGGAGAGTGCCAACTGGGATGCCCGACGCGTCGCCAGCGGAACGCCCGGCGTCACCCGGTACGCCTCGGCCGGCGAGGTGGTGGTCGACCGACACCTGATCCAGCGGCTGATGGCCCGGCGCCGGCCGGACGACCCGCTGGCCCGGCTGAGCCCGCACGAGCGCCGGGTCCTGACCCTGCTCGCCGAGGGGCTGTCCAACCTCGGCATCGCCGAGCGAATGAGTTGCCGGGTCGGCACGGTAGAGAAGCACCTCTCGGCGATCACCGGCAAGCTCGACCTGATCCCGGCGGACCCGGACGCGCGGCGCGGGATCAACGTGCGGGTCCGGGCGGCACTCGCCTTCCTCGGCGGCGCCGACGGGCCGTGAGCCCTCGGGACCTGGCCGGGGCGTCGGCGGCGTGTCGTCCACCCGGTTTTCCCACCCGGGTGGGGCCGGGACTCCCCGTGGGCCGGGCCGGGTCCGGACGGCAGCCTGTGAGCGGGTATCCACCTCGGACGAAAGGACCCGACATACGTCTTCCCCGTCTCCGCGCCCGCGCCGCGGCGCTGCTCCTGGCCAGCACCCTGCTGTCCGCACTGGGCATCACGGCCGCCGCCACGCCGGCCAGCGCCGGTCCGATCGGCTCCTGCGCCAACCTGGGATCGTTCACGCTGATGTTCCGCACCGGCGGCGACGACCTGCGGGGCAATTCGGAGGTCATCCCGCTGCTGCGCACCACCTTCGGCGACGTCGAACTGCAGCACGTGTGGGGTGGCTTCGGCAACAACTCCACCCACTACCGGACCGTCACGTTCTTCAACCCGAACTGGACGGTCAACTCCTGCACGGTGACCGGCGTCAAGCTGCGGATGATCTCACACCCGGAGTGGCACGAGGGCCCGGACAACTGGAATATGGACGGCTTCGCCCTGTACGGCTACAGCACCACCGGAAGCTACAAGTACTACCTGTCCGCCAGCGGCACTCCGGTCAAGCGGTTCACCGGCAGCGACCAGTGGTGGTCGACGCTCGGCTGATCCGGCCGGCGGGTGGCGGTCCCGGGGCCGCCACCCGCACGCCGTTACCCCGCCGGATCGGTGCCGGCGGCACGCGTTGAGTCAGGCCCGGCCAGCCCGGCGGGAACCGTCCGGTCCGTCCCACGCCCGTGGGACGACCACGCCCCCGACTCCCGCCGGCCCCGGGCTCGGCCGGAACAATGGCCGGGTGAACCTGGACCAGCTCGCCGCGTTGCGTACCCCCGAGGGCTCGGCCGCGCTCGCGGCGGCGGCCGAGGTGGCCGGCGGTGACCCGCTGGTCGCGGCGGAGGCACTCCGCTCGGCCGGGCTGCCGGCCGAGCTGGCCGCGGCGGCGCTCACCCAGGCCGAGCTGCGGCGGCGGGCAGTGGGCAAGTTCGGTCCGGCCGCCGCCGGCATGTTCTTCACCAGGACCGGCCTGGAGCAGGCCACCCGGGGGGTGGTGGCGCGGCGGCGCGCCGAGCGGCTGCGCACCGCCGGCGTGAGCACCCTGGCCGACCTCGGCTGCGGTCTCGGTGCCGACGCGCTCGCCGCCGCCCGGGCCGGCGTCCGGGTGTACGGGGTGGAGGCCGACCCGCTCACCGCCGCGTTGGCCGCCGCGAACGCCGAGGCGACCGGGCTCGCCGGGCAGTTCACCGTGGAGTGCGGGGACGCGACGGAGTTCGACGTGCGCCGGGTGGACGGAGTCTTCTGCGACCCCGCCCGCCGGGCGTCCGGGCGGCGGATCTTCGATCCGAACGCCTACTCCCCGCCGTGGGACTTCGTACTCTCGCTGGCCGAACGGATGTCGCGGACGGTGGTGAAGGTGGCGCCCGGCCTGGACCACGCGCTGATCCCGCCCGGCGCGGAGGCGGAGTGGGTGAGCGTCGACGGCGACCTGGTCGAAGCGGCGCTCTGGTGCGGTCAGCTGGCGCTGGTTCCCCGCCGCGCTACCGTCCTGAAGGAACGGCCCCCTCGGGACTCCGCCGATGGCGACGGGTTCCCTTTTCCCGCCGGGACGGCCGAGCTGACCGGCTCCGGTACGGTCGAGGCGACGGTCGGGCCGGTGCGGCGTTACCTGTACGACCCGGAGCCGGCCGTGGTCCGCGCGCACCTGGTGGCCGAACTGGCCGGGGAATTGGACGCGACGTTGGCCGACCCCACGATCGCCTACCTGTACGCCGACGCCCCAACCCCGACACCCTTCGCGCGCTGCCTTGAGGTGACCGACGCGCTGCCGTTCTCGCTCAAGCGGCTGCGCGCGCTGCTGCGCGAACGCCGGGTGGGCCGGGTGGAGATTCTCAAGCGCGGCTCGGCGCTGGAGCCGGAACAGCTCCGCCGCGATCTCAGGCTCACCGGCGACCAGCCGGCCAGCCTGGTGCTCACCCGGGTGGCCGGCGCCCCGACGGTCATCGTCGCCCGACCGTTCCAGCCGCGTGGAGTGGATGGGGGGACACCGCGGACGCTAGGTTGACGGGCGTGGCGGGACAGGGCACACCGGCAACCGCGCTGCTGGCCAGGCGGAGGATCGCGCACCGCACCCATCCGTACGACGTCTCCCCGGACGCCCCGAACTACGGAGCACTGGTGGCGGTGGCTCTCGGTGTGCCGGCGGAGCGGGTGTTCAAGTCGCTGGTGACCGAGGTGGACGGCGCGCTGGCGGTCGCCGTCGTCCCGGTGGACGGCGCGCTGGCGGTCGCCGTCGTCCCGGTGGCCGGCGAGCTGGATCTCAAGGCTCTGGCCGCCGCGTTGAGCGGAAAACGGGCCACCATGGCCGACCGGACGGTGGCCGAACGCGCCACCGGGTACGTCCGGGGCGGGATCAGCCCGCTCGGCCAGCGGAAGCGGCTGCCCACCGTGCTCGACGAGAGCGCCCTGCGCCACGACACCGTGTACGTCTCGGCAGGTCGCCGGGGCCTTCAGGTGGAGCTGTCCCCGCGGGACCTGGTCGACCTCACCGGCGCCGCAACCGCACCGATCGCCGCCGCCTGACAGTCCGCAACGCCTACGTCGCCACGCCCGCCATCGCCTGGCAACCGATATACCCGTTCTGCCCCGAACAGCCCTGCCAGCGGACGACTGCCAGCGCGCGACGGGGTGGTATCGGGCACGTTGCTGAATTGTTATCGCCCACAACAAACTCACGACCTTGGTGGCCTTGTGCCGGCGACACGGCGCGGAATACGTTGCCGGGCACAACAAAACAACACCATCCCCCACCTCGAAAGGACCCTGCACATGCGCAAGGGCTTCCTCGCCGCCGCCGTCGTGGGCCTGCTGGCCACCGGCAGCACAGCGGCCTGCGGCGACTCCTCCGGTGGCGACCAGGCCGACTCCGGCAAGACCGCCAAGATCGGCGTAATCCTTCCGGACAGCAAGTCCTCCGCCCGCTGGGAGGGCGCGGACCGCAAGTTCCTGGAGGAGGCGTTCAAGGCCGCCCGCGTCGACTACGACATCCAGAACGCCCAGGGCGACAAGTCCCAGTTCCAGACCATCGCGGACCAGATGATCACCCAGGGTGTCACCGCCCTGATGATCGTCAACCTGGACTCCGGCACCGGCAAGGCCGTGTTGGACAGGGCGAAGTCGCAGGGCGTCGCCACCATCGACTACGACCGGCTCACCCTCGGTGGCTCCGCCGAGTACTACGTCAGTTTCGACAACGAGGCCGTCGGCAAGCTCCAGGGCGAGGGCCTCAGCACGTGCCTGACCGACAAGGACGCCAAGAACCCGGTCGTGGCCTACCTGAACGGCTCCCCGACCGACAACAACGCCACCCTGTTCAAGAACGGGTACGACTCGGTGCTCAAGCCGAAGTTCGACGCCGACGAATACACCAAGGGCCCGGACCAGTCCGTGCCGGACTGGGACAACGCCCAGGCCGCCACGATCTTCGAGCAGATGCTGACCCAGACCGGCGGCAAGATCGACGGCGTGTTGGCGGCGAACGACGGCCTCGGCAACGCGGCCATCTCGGTGCTCAAGAAGAACAAGCTCAACGGCAAGGTCCCGGTGACCGGTCAGGACGCGACCCCGCAGGGCCTGCAGAACATCCTCGCCGGTGACCAGTGCATGACCGTCTACAAGGCCATCCGTGACGAGGCCCAGGCCGCCGCCGACCTGGCCATCGCGCTCGCCAAGGGCGAACGGAGAGAAACCGGCCAGACCGTCGAGGACCCGGAGAGCGGCCGGGACGTCGCGGCCGTGCTGCTCACCCCGCGGGCGGTCTACAAGGAGAACGTCAAGGACGTCATCGCCGACGGGTTCGTGACCAAGGACGAGGTCTGTGGCGGCGCGTACGCCCAGCTCTGCGCCGACGCCGGCATCAGCTGAACCCCGCCGAGGCGTGGCGCCGCCCAGCACGGGCCACCCCGTGCCAGGCGGCGCGGCGCCGCTACCGACGGGCTGAAGAGACCTCCCCCAGCGCGTAAGGAGAACCCGTGTCCGCGACCCCCCTGCTGGAACTACGCGGGATCGACAAGAGCTTCGGTCCCGTCCAGGTTCTGCGTGACGTCGCCTTCTCCGCCTACCCAGGCGAGGTGACCGCGCTGGTCGGCGACAACGGCGCCGGCAAGTCCACCCTGGTCAAGTGCATCAGCGGCATCTACCCGACCGACGCCGGGGAGTTCCTCTTCGACGGCCGCCCAGTGACCATCCACAGTCCGCGCGACGCCGCCGCACTCGGCGTCGAGGTCGTCTACCAGGACCTGGCACTCTGCGACAACCTCGACATCGTGCAGAACATGTTCCTCGGCCGGGAGAAGCGCAACGGCATCGTGCTCGATGAGCCGACCATGGAGCAGATGGCCGCCGAGACGCTCGCCGGGCTCTCCGTGCGCACCGTGAAATCGCTGCGCCAACACGTCTCCAGCCTCTCCGGCGGCCAACGCCAGACGGTGGCGATCGCCAAGTCGGTGCTCTGGAACAGCAAGGTGGTCATCCTCGACGAGCCCACCGCCGCGCTCGGCGTCGCGCAGACCGCGCAGGTGCTCGAACTGGTCCGCCGCCTCGCCGACAACGGCCTGGCCGTGGTGCTCATCTCGCACAACATGAACGACGTCTTCGCCGTCTCCGACCGGATCGCCGCGCTCTACCTCGGTCAGATGGTCGCCGGGGTGAAGACCACCGACATCACCCACGCCCAGGTCGTCGAGCTGATCACCGCCGGCCGCTCCGGCACGCTCGGCCTCGGCACCGGGCAGACCGACAACGGCGGGGAGCCAGCCACCACCCCGGGAGTCGCCCGATGACCACCACCGCCGTACGCGAGGACGGGCCCGCGGCCGTCGCCCCGGCGCCCACTCTCACCAGCCAGGTCCGCAGCTACATCAGCCGGGTACGTGGCGGGGACATCGGGGCGCTGCCGGCCGTCCTCGGCCTGGTCGTGCTCTGCACCGTCTTCGCGATCATGCGGCCGTCGTTCCTCACCGCCGCCAACTTCGCCAACCTGTTCACCCAGGGGGCGGCGGTCACGCTGATCGCCATGGGCCTGGTCTTCGTCCTGCTGTTGGGTGAGATCGACCTCTCCGCCGGCTTTGCCAGCGGAGTCTGCGCGGCGGTGCTGGCCAACGTGGCGACGGTACTCGGCTACCCGTGGTACGTCGCGGTGCTCGCCGCCGTCGGAACCGGCGTGGTGATCGGCACCGTGCTCGGGCTCTTGGTCGCCAAGATCGGCATCCCATCCTTCGTGGTCACCCTCGCCGGCTTCCTCGCCTTCCAGGGCATCGTGCTTTTGCTGATGGAGGAAGGCAGGAACATCGCGGTCCGAGACCCGGTGCTGGTGGCCATCTCGAACCGCAACCTACCGCCGGTGATCGGCTGGACGCTGACCGGACTCGCCGTCGCCGGCTACGCCACGACCCAACTGGTGCGGCACCGCACCCGCGCGGCCCGTGGCCTGGTGACCGACCCTGCCACGGTCATCCTCGCCCGGATCCTCGGCCTGGCCGCCATCCTCGGAATCGCGGTCTTCTTCCTCAATCAGGAACGCAGCTTCAACACTCTGGTCAACTCGCTGAAGGGTGTGCCGGTCGTGGTGCCGATCATCGCGGTCCTGCTGATCCTCTGGACCTTCGTTCTTCGGCGCACCAGCTACGGCCGGCACATCTACGCGGTCGGCGGCAACCGGGAGGCGGCCCGCCGGGCGGGCATCAACGTGGATCGGATCCGCATCTCGGTCTTCGTCATCTGCTCGTCGATGGCTGCGGTCGGTGGCATCGTGGCCGCCAGCCGGGCCAACTCGGTCGACCCGAACACCGGTGGCAGTAACGTACTGCTCTACGCCGTCGGTGCGGCGGTCATCGGCGGCACCAGCCTCTTCGGCGGCAAGGGCCGCGTTCTCGACGCGGTGCTCGGCGGCGCGGTCGTCGCGGTGATCGACAACGGAATGGGTCTGATGGGCTACAGCTCGGGTGTCAAGTACATCGTCACCGGCGTGGTCCTGCTCCTCGCAGCAAGCGTGGACGCGTTGTCCCGCCGCCGAGCCGCCACCAGCGGCGGCCGTTGACGCCACCGCCCGGGAAGTAGGCACACCACGATGCGCGTAGGACCCAGCCAGGACGAGATCCGCCGGCAGAACCTCGGGGCGCTGCTGCGGTACGTCCATGTGCACGGGGCCACCTCGCGCGCGGAGCTGACCACCGCGCTCGGGTTGAACCGCAGCACCATCGGCGCACTCACCAGCGACCTCGCCGCGGCCGGACTGGTGAGCGAGGGGGCGCCGAAGGAAACCGGCCGGGCCGGACGACCGTCGCTGGTCGTCCGGCCCGAGTCGGCCCGGGTGCACGCGTACGCGTACAGCATCGAGGTGGACCGGCTGCGGGTCGCGCGGATCGGTCTCGGCGGCGCGGTGCTCGACCGCCGGGAGTTG
The sequence above is a segment of the Micromonospora sp. WMMA1363 genome. Coding sequences within it:
- the groES gene encoding co-chaperone GroES, whose protein sequence is MPVTTATKVAIKPLEDRIVVQANEAETTTASGIVIPDTAKEKPQEGTVLAVGPGRIDDKGNRVPLDVKVGDTVLYSKYGGTEVKYAGEEYLVLSARDVLAIIEK
- a CDS encoding helix-turn-helix transcriptional regulator — protein: MVDRHLIQRLMARRRPDDPLARLSPHERRVLTLLAEGLSNLGIAERMSCRVGTVEKHLSAITGKLDLIPADPDARRGINVRVRAALAFLGGADGP
- a CDS encoding methyltransferase domain-containing protein produces the protein MNLDQLAALRTPEGSAALAAAAEVAGGDPLVAAEALRSAGLPAELAAAALTQAELRRRAVGKFGPAAAGMFFTRTGLEQATRGVVARRRAERLRTAGVSTLADLGCGLGADALAAARAGVRVYGVEADPLTAALAAANAEATGLAGQFTVECGDATEFDVRRVDGVFCDPARRASGRRIFDPNAYSPPWDFVLSLAERMSRTVVKVAPGLDHALIPPGAEAEWVSVDGDLVEAALWCGQLALVPRRATVLKERPPRDSADGDGFPFPAGTAELTGSGTVEATVGPVRRYLYDPEPAVVRAHLVAELAGELDATLADPTIAYLYADAPTPTPFARCLEVTDALPFSLKRLRALLRERRVGRVEILKRGSALEPEQLRRDLRLTGDQPASLVLTRVAGAPTVIVARPFQPRGVDGGTPRTLG
- the ybaK gene encoding Cys-tRNA(Pro) deacylase; protein product: MAGQGTPATALLARRRIAHRTHPYDVSPDAPNYGALVAVALGVPAERVFKSLVTEVDGALAVAVVPVDGALAVAVVPVAGELDLKALAAALSGKRATMADRTVAERATGYVRGGISPLGQRKRLPTVLDESALRHDTVYVSAGRRGLQVELSPRDLVDLTGAATAPIAAA
- a CDS encoding substrate-binding domain-containing protein, with product MRKGFLAAAVVGLLATGSTAACGDSSGGDQADSGKTAKIGVILPDSKSSARWEGADRKFLEEAFKAARVDYDIQNAQGDKSQFQTIADQMITQGVTALMIVNLDSGTGKAVLDRAKSQGVATIDYDRLTLGGSAEYYVSFDNEAVGKLQGEGLSTCLTDKDAKNPVVAYLNGSPTDNNATLFKNGYDSVLKPKFDADEYTKGPDQSVPDWDNAQAATIFEQMLTQTGGKIDGVLAANDGLGNAAISVLKKNKLNGKVPVTGQDATPQGLQNILAGDQCMTVYKAIRDEAQAAADLAIALAKGERRETGQTVEDPESGRDVAAVLLTPRAVYKENVKDVIADGFVTKDEVCGGAYAQLCADAGIS
- a CDS encoding ATP-binding cassette domain-containing protein, which produces MSATPLLELRGIDKSFGPVQVLRDVAFSAYPGEVTALVGDNGAGKSTLVKCISGIYPTDAGEFLFDGRPVTIHSPRDAAALGVEVVYQDLALCDNLDIVQNMFLGREKRNGIVLDEPTMEQMAAETLAGLSVRTVKSLRQHVSSLSGGQRQTVAIAKSVLWNSKVVILDEPTAALGVAQTAQVLELVRRLADNGLAVVLISHNMNDVFAVSDRIAALYLGQMVAGVKTTDITHAQVVELITAGRSGTLGLGTGQTDNGGEPATTPGVAR
- a CDS encoding ABC transporter permease: MTTTAVREDGPAAVAPAPTLTSQVRSYISRVRGGDIGALPAVLGLVVLCTVFAIMRPSFLTAANFANLFTQGAAVTLIAMGLVFVLLLGEIDLSAGFASGVCAAVLANVATVLGYPWYVAVLAAVGTGVVIGTVLGLLVAKIGIPSFVVTLAGFLAFQGIVLLLMEEGRNIAVRDPVLVAISNRNLPPVIGWTLTGLAVAGYATTQLVRHRTRAARGLVTDPATVILARILGLAAILGIAVFFLNQERSFNTLVNSLKGVPVVVPIIAVLLILWTFVLRRTSYGRHIYAVGGNREAARRAGINVDRIRISVFVICSSMAAVGGIVAASRANSVDPNTGGSNVLLYAVGAAVIGGTSLFGGKGRVLDAVLGGAVVAVIDNGMGLMGYSSGVKYIVTGVVLLLAASVDALSRRRAATSGGR